GCTGGGAGAGTCCTCATTCTTACCTCTCCAACAGGCAATACATCTGAAAGTTGTTTGTTTGGAGTGGTCACATCCTCTCATGTCCAACTACTGTTGACTTCCATTATGAGAATAAGACTGAGATAGTAATACTGGTAGCAGAATGGAAGCAGCAACAGAAGaatttttattacatttgtgGAGGTTAGCATGCACAGCGTGTATTCGAAGCAACTGTATTGAGATGGAAAGATAACCCCGCCACTTTCTTCACTGTTATCTGTACTCAGCGGTGGTATTTAGCCTGACAACCCCTTCTTTGAAAGCGAATGATATTTTATACATATTCATGATTCCTGTGGTGTATCCCACTCATGACCTTGGCATCACTAACTCATCTGCAGCGAGtatggtctctctctctctctctctctctcacacacacacacatacacacacacacacatacataaagcCTTGATCTAAATAACGTGCTGCCTCAGAGCACTGGAGCCACCAATGTCtattttttcaatcaaatcCAATTACTTCTTGCGTGGCCTGTAAAGCAGTGGTATGGAAAGAAGGACGGTGAGCAGAGATGCGTGAGATGGGGAATGATGGATAGATAAAAAGGTAGAGGTATATCCAGAGAGGGAAAATTACAGAATGGATGTGGAAAAGCAGgcatgcataaaaaaaaatgggtaaatgaaagaacaaagacaacaaggAGCGGCGTAGGAAAGGAATAAATCTAGAAAGACTGCGAGGAACTCCTAgctgagagaggacagaggtaacacagagagagatggaggtgaggtgaggaaCAATAAAAGCGTATACAGTTTCAGTGCTGTAAAGCTGGATCAAAGCACCACTCAAATTGCATTTTGTAATGTAGCATAAAAAAGATGGCAGGAGAAGGGAATTGATGAAGATATTAGGGAGGGAATTGGGGTTGGCAGAGATATAGATTATAGCCAAGGCTATAAAAGAGATGACAGCACTTCTGTGGATTGTAGATTGTTGTGTTGGCTGCCTGTTTTTGATCATCTGAGGTCAGGGAAAACTAGGGATTGCGGGCGCACCAGTCATGCGGTGCGGAGAGCCAAgaaagctgctgtgactgaatATCTTACACTTCCACACAATAAGAGGGAATGGGTGACTCAAGCAAGGAGCTGCTCACCATAAAAAGGATTGAATCTCTAAAAGACAGTATAGTATTCATGTGTTTTAGAGTAGAAGCGCTTCAGTTCACTGTACAGAAACAAGAATAATTATAGATTCACTGAGCTTTTCTGGAATTTAACTTATCTTTCTGTACGGCGTTTTAACCACTGCACAGTTACAGCATGCAGACATGTTTCCATCAGATTAGCAAAAACATATTCCTCCATTTACACacaaaagtcaaatttcacACCGAGCTGATAAAAAGTAGTTTTTAAGTCTGACAAGCAACTTAAAATTACAAGAATGTCACTTTGGGCTGGATTCAAATCACCAGAAGACCAGCAAGTTTGCAGTAACTGTGGCTGTAATTATTACTGGGGTGGTGGTGAAACATTACCCACATGCACACTCTGGATGGGATTAAAATCACTGACCAGAGCAGGTTATTTTGAAGTCACCTCACTGAATGGGGCTCAAGAATCCAGCCacgcctgcagctctgtgagactgtattTAGGCACAATGGTGccttaagctaaatgctaatgtctgcTTGTttacatgctcacaatgacaataacatggtgacatttatctaatataatgtttaccatcttagtttagcatgttagcatgctaacatttactatTTTGTACTATACACAAAAACTGCGCTAAAAACACCTTCATGTTGCTGCTCGATGGACAATCAGGGGATCcacaaagtcagcaggattcatcctgtggggaacatgaatgtctgtaaaaataacaatccatccaacagctgttgagatacttcagtctACACCAAACTGATGGACTGATCTACTATCAGACTGACATCCTGCTAGCAcagctaaacacacaaacacaaaagcgaCGGTatgctgtttcatctgtgtgaCTGATGCACCGTATTTGCAGTGTGACATATGTATATTGGTACCTGAATTGTCTCCagtttattaatattttaaaacaaagttGCAACCAGACAAaccacagtgtctgtgtgtatatggaTCCTGGAGGGACATATTAATCTGCTGTGAGGCAGTGAGTGGAAATGTAATATGCCTGTGTCGATTTGGAGGAACACGGCAGTCTTGTACAGATAACTGTCTCTGTCTCGGGCTGGCAGTGTCACCGCCACTGGGGGGTTTCTGTCACCTCCGATTTTCCACATACCGCCATTCTGTATGCATGTACTTGTGAGCAACAGAGTGATTAACATTTAAGGGGTTGATTAAAATTTTTGATTCAAATGACTGTATCTCAGCAATGGGAGGGGAACAGGAAGCAGATGTCAGATCTTACAAACAtgaacctctctctctctctctctctctctctctctcatctcacaTCAAGACAAGTCTCCCTCCAGTGAGGGTGAAGTTAAAGTGAGAGAGGGTCAGAGACGATCAAAGACATTTTATTACTTGAATTTTAGCTGTTTTGCTCccaattttccacattttgtggtaataaaactgtgcaaaaaaaggaggaggggcATTTGTTTCACATTAAACCAAGTGAGGAAACTGTAAAATTATGAATGAACGTGAGCAAGTCAACACGCTTTTAAGAAACTGACACACTTGAAATAATATGACAATGAAAATATGGTCCTCTGCAGTCCTGCCATCATTATTCACCTCAGTACAGCGTATTATACATGAGTCATAACTCAAACAAGGTCTTTTTTGCTGTCTTTCCCTGTTTCCCTCGTAGTCAGAGTGCATTAGTATGCAAGCCACTGAGAgctaaatgtttttatattatgAATATGTCACAAAATGATTCTAACGCAGCATGCTTTCTCTTTCGGTGGATTTCCTTATCTGCTGGAGTCTGAGGGTTTTATTCCTGCCAGGGAGAGCAACAGGCAGAGGGATGCTGAACGAATTCAATATACTGGAGATCCTGTATGTTGATATTATCTGTCAGGTATTATTCCTTTAACACGGGAAACCCATGTGAACTCCAAATAAGCAGCTCATTGCCTTGAAACATAAAACTTATAACAGCACCTGTCTGATTAAATCTCTCAATTTTGGTTACAAGCCTTAAAATTTCAGTGGCATGAGTAGATTAGATAAGGCATGAAATCTGCAGTCGGCagcaacaaacactgcagactgCTGCCAATCGATTCGTGTTGCTATGTTGTTCGTGTTTGGACGATGTGCTCAGTTCTAAAAATACTTCAATGCATATTTCATGGTTGCCATTACTGCAAATAAAATCTCTAACTCCTAGTTTATCAAAGGGGCTCATTCAATTAACAACAGAGCTGAATGCATGCATATACATTAGCGTGCGTGTCTCTGCTGTAAATAATACAGCTGACAGTTTGATACTCACACAGATGCTATGAAAGGTTTCAGAGTGTGGCTTTCACATGTGAATTTAAATTTGAAACTGACAAGAGTATGGATTTTCTGGCCCCTCTCCCATCAAATTTATGCTCATCTCTGACTAAGATCTAAGACATCTCCCAGCTCACGGAGAAGACTTGCTGACATCCCTGACATACTACGCGGTCCCTGCTGTTTCGGATTGACGGTGGCGCACTGTGACGGAGGGTGCAAACTAATACTTGCCAGTCAGCCAGGCTGGATAGCAGGTGACAAGTGATTGCACGGTTGATGGAGGTAATTTTGCACAGATAGGGGGTGGACGGAGGGGGGTTATGGTAAATAACAGAACACAAATGCTTTGGGATTGATAAACACTGTATGGCAGTGCTCCATTATCCCTGTGAaaggcagcagaagaagaggccACTTTGaatcaatgaatgaaaatgaaaactactGCAGTGAAGCttcacagaggaagacatgTACAGGAATATCTTTGCAAAAAACCTTTAAAGATAGATTGTTTTCATATTATGGGATCAAACAGTTCAGGTGGATAATCTTCCCATTAAAAGAACAGTCTAAcactttgatttttgtgttGAAAGTTTGATTAGAAGATGCAtacctcagccagcagctgtttagcttagcttagcacaaagactgcaaacaactggacacagctagcctggctctgtccaatgGCAACAAAACCTGCCTACAAGCACCTCTGATTCCAGCCTTTATTCTGCTGGCTCCAACTAGACTAAATATTGAAAAGACAGATACCAAACTTCTCATTTCACTTttgacaagaaagcaaatattttccaaaataacCCCTTTAATGGGAAGTTCATACACCAATGGTACGTAAAATAATGCTCTGCTGTCTGTAGACGTTTTTGCAAAGATACTTCTAGAAGGACACAATATCCACCAGACTTAAAAACCTGTGAAACATCTTCTTTCTACTTCCTTTTTCTGCACCTTAAACTAACACCTCTTGTAAATTAGTGAGCTTTTAGAGGTACTGGTAGGCAGCGTTTATTGTTTgaacaaagccaggctagctgtttgccgtcaatatgctaagctaagctaaccacctgctggtatcaatcttctcatctcaagTCTTaccaagaaagtgaataaaggtcaaactattcctttagaAGGCAACACTAAGTGTAATCATTCCCTCTCACAGGGTGTTTTAGCTTTAAATATGGATTGAAGGGGTCGAACAGTTTATGGCTCCTGAAAACAAATCATGGGtattaaaacacagagcagaagacagaaaaggagaaaggccAAGTGCATTTCAATAAACATCTGAGTAGTGTTTCCTGGGAATGGTAAGCGAGAAAATGTCATTTGGCCCTGGTGGATTCCTGTTTGGCTTCTGACATTTTGGTAGGCATTTGAGTTCCCGTGTGGGGGAGCCATTTTCAAATCTGATTTCTGAAGCAAATACAAAAGACAGTTATTATAGTTCTGGATTTTTCCATtagtttttatttgtattgcattgaaattttttgttttctattcatttttggtttcattcagttcattttttatgtatttgtcaGGGTCAAGACTGATGAAGTTCAGAACAGGTATTACAATACAATCTGtggaagaaatgaagagaaatacTACACTGTAGCTCACTGAGTGAATTTAGACAATCATCCTCGCACTGATGGAGCTAGCTCATGCCAAAGCACTTATTATCTCCAAGCTGCACTCTTCATCTCAAGTCTCAAAGCATCAATCTAGTCCTCTGCCAACTGAGAGCATCTCCGATTATTTAACTGACATCTCAAAAAGACCGCCTTCAAATCATCAGACccgagagagggaggcagagagtcACACCAGCAGAGCGACGGCCTcaggatggaaggagagaaaacaagggagGAAAATAATATGTAAACGGTCGTGAAAGAATGACaggaacatggagagaaaaTAGCTGTACGATGATGTCCTTGTGACATTAATAAATGACAGAATTTTTTTTCCAAGCCTCAGCGGCTGACTCTGTCGCCTCCTATTTAATGCCTGTTCACTGAGGAGGTGGCTTTAGAATATGTCAGTCCTGGAGGTCACCTATAGAGCCTGTATGAGTGGAGTGGGAGAGATACTGCACTAAAAACCAGAGGCCTCATTTATAAAGCGGCCAATTTTGATCTTAAGGAGATAAGCAGAAAACCACGTGGAAGAAGATATTTATGTAGTATGAAGTATGAAGTAGTATAAGTATGAAGTGGAAATGACCTTACCTGTAAGGAAAGGCCAGACTTGTTAAGGGTGATTTCTCTGCTGGTTGTAAGGTAGTACAGTAGTCCTGTTGCCTtaatgctgcattaatgtgtgaatattcctttttccttttgtaCTTTAAGGTCAGACCATTTCTTTTCAGCCCCACCTCGTCCACTACAAACCACTGTTTAGTCCACTGAATGATGCCATGGCTAGTCCTCATTTGTGCTCGCGCTATGTGAGGAGAAATCACAAGACAGGTGCTGTCAATTTAAGTTGATTTGAGATCTATAGATCACAGGTGTGCGAGTTACAAATGGGATTCTTAGCAcctgtttatgttttatgtttagcATCTTtcataaatcaaacagaagCACACCATTGGAAATGATCTCAAGACTGAGTACAAGCATAAATCTAAGAGCATTTTTAGAAATGAGGCCCCTGctgaagaggacaggaagtgagaaagagagataagTGGAAGGAGGAAGCACATCGACTCGTTCAACAGGCCGGCTCAGGTACTGCAGCAAAGATAACAGTTACCATAGTAATTGTGCTGGAGAGATGGCTGGGGTCTGGCTCAGGGTTTTGCAGAATGAGTCAGCATTTGTGGCACGAGGAAGACATCTTGTGGTCATCTTGAAACTTGCAGGACTCTCTTCACCCTGTTGATGGGAGCCTGGACCAGTGGTGGAGggtatttactcaagtactgtacttgggtacaaatttgaggtactacTGTTTTTTACTTCACATCCGTTTATCTGACAGCTTGAGTTACTTTACAAATCAAGAtttttgcacacacaaagagcttAAAATATATGCTGTGTTATAAATTAACCGacccaacagtatatacaaGGACAGCTGAAAcattagttgattgacagaatATTCATTAtcaattgttttgttttgtttagtcatttttcttgcaaaaacatttcatggctTCTCAAATGTCATGACTTGctgcctttctttttaattattcaGATTGATTTTAAATATATAATTTTGAGGATGAAGCGTTGGttgaagaaaaacaagctttgtgaaaatgtcattttgggTTCTTTGTAATTGTGAAGACTTCTCTCACTATTTTCAGgatttttacaaaccaaacaatcgatccatggagaaaataatcatatCTTAAATCTACTAATATAAAACATAGAAGTataaacattttcagcattaCTTTAAATACTTTGATTATACTTACACACATTTACTTAAGTTCCATTTTGAAGGCAGCTGGTTAAGTAAGAGGCTTTAAGAAGACTCTTTAACCTCTTATGCAAAAGACAACTTCCTCACTTGCTGCTCTGAAATGTATCAGTATCACCTCAAAGCACTGAGGTTTGCAGCTCATTAAAAGTCAAGAGAAATTCCTTTTATTTCACTTCTCCAAACATTAGTCCACATTTAGATCTGCAAACCATCCGCATGTCTAATCCACTCAGCAGCCTTGAGCTTAACCAGACAACCAGCTGAGTCTTTCCCAGAGAGCAAAGCTGAATAAGTTTCTCCAACACTCAAAAAAACTTGACAGGCCTTGAAGCAAGCTCAATGACTGGCACGCAcatgagagggaaagaggatAAACATGTGAGCAGGGGGGGATTCATTCAGGGTTTCTGATCAAAGTGGGAACTCTGGGCCGAGACACACTCGTACATTTACATTCAAGGACTGAAAGGTAGGGGAAACAGTCAATTCCTTAGGAAAGATAATAAAcccacagcagctccactggagctgGCCAAGGACCAGTTTGTCTGGTTTTCGTGTTTGTCAAGCAGAAATGTGAATAACTGTTAATACTCTATTAAACAAGGTAAGATGGCAGTTGGGcgcatttattttttttagatttgacATGTAAAAACCTGCAATCCCTTAAAGGTCCACACTGTGTATTTTGCATGTTTATACCATTTTCTACAAATTGAGTAAACGATATAAAACCGCTGGTATGGTCCTTTAAAATGTTGACACTGActgtcactgaagctgaacAGAGAGCTGACAGTTTCTATTAACAGTCCAAAGCTTAAAATCAGGTGGAAACACCAAACTACTGTTTGTTTCTATAGATTTAAAGGCATTAATTGACATTGACTAAGTCTGATTTATGGCAAATTTGTGTAATATTATATCAGATTTCCTTACAGACTGATACTGAAGTTACAAAATTGCACAGCTTTACAGTCAATAAGAAGAGATAGAAACTGATTCAACCAGTGTCCTGACTTAAGAGAATAACGGTAGTTTTATATAAATAGACTGGCCCTCCTTTACTGCATGTCTATCCATTATTAATGATATCAAATAATCAGAGAGGCTTGGTCTCATTGGTGAAAGCTGGAAGACCATTTATCAAGCTTAAGAGCTCCTTGATTTTGAACCAACACACTTGTATTTCTTGCAAAGGAACTGAGACTTGACATTAGCCCCGGCTAATCCACTTTCCCAAATTGAATTATAAGGGCTACACATCAGTCAGCAGGATTTAAAGTATCTGAAAACCAAAGCAACATGATGTCTTAAGAGTGAAAGATGATTTAATTCAGACGCTGACCTACGTGGATGTTTCTCATATTTCaaattgtttttaatgagaGATATCAAGAGGTATCAGTCCAATCCTCTACGGCCTTCCAGTCTTAGTGGCTTCTTTCTTTTCACAGTCGCTCACACATAAATTAATCCTTCAGCTCGGTGTGTGTGAAGACTTTCTCAGACCTCTGGATTTTTCTTTGGTCTCCTCCTGCGTTTCCCTGAGCTCTCGCCACTGCTCTGGCTGCTGcacctctttttctttatttcttcttctgggACAAAATCAGCGTTGCTGTCGTGTTTTGGTCTTCTTCTTGCTCTCCCTGTGCTCTTCCttgcctcctccttctcctcttcctcttcctccgaGTGAATGGATGCATCACTTCCTGATTGCTCGTCCTCACTTTCCTCATTGCTGAAACCTGTTCTCTTTAACTTCTGTGCCTTTGATTTCGCAGTCTTCGTGTTTGATCGCTGGCCTTTTCCCACCCTTGCCAGAACCAAAccgcctgctgccttcctcttCGGCCTTCCTATCGGTCGACCTGTGCTcctctttttactttttgccGTATCTGTTCTCTCCTtcatcacctccacctctgtgtCCTCTACATTGTTAAACTCAGAGTCTGTGCTCTTCTTATTCCCATTGCTCTTGGCATCAGCGGCGGCGCTCgccctttcctttctcttccctttcttcCGTTCCCGTCCAGCGCTCGATGTGTGGTAACGGTGGACGTGACTCTTCAAGCTCACGTTGTGATTGAAGCTGCGGTCACAATGCTGGCACTTATAAGGCCTCTCCCCCGTGTGCAGACGCATGTGGGACTTCAGGTGGCTCCCCTGGTTGAAGCCACGTTGACACACTGAGCACTTGTACGGTTTCAATCCCGTGTGCACGACAGAGTGTCTCCGAAGATGATGCACGTCCTTAAATTCGATCCCACAGACTCCACATTTGAACTCCTTCGGGGCTCTGTGATTTGCCAGGTGAATGCTGCGTTCTTTACTGGTTGCAAATGTCTCTGGACAGTCGGGGCACTTGTAGGGGTCTCTGCTGTCTTGATGGGCCTGCTCGTGTTTGCGTTTGTCCACCCTCGTTTTGAAGGTAACGTGGCAGTATTTGCAAGGGTGCTCATAGGTTTCATCGTGGATTTTACTGTGCATTTTTAGAGACATCTCGGTGACACACCTTTTCCCGCAAATGTTGCAGAAATAGGGCTTGATTTTGTGCTCGCACGTGTGAGGCTTCAGAATATCGAAAAAACGTCCACACTCCGTGCAGAGCTCATTAATTTTGAGGCCACCCGGCAAGTCaaaatcttcctcctcttcgtcttcatcttccGTCTCCTCTTCAGACTCCTTTGTGAGCTCTTCAGATAGCAAAAAATCCTCAGTCGGATGCCATTCTCCATCTGAACTCACGCCACCGTCATCACCTTCCTCGCCTTCATCTGAAGGAtcactgtcttcatcactgAATGTAACAATCTCAGAGAAAACTCTGCTGCTGGGGTCGTCGTCTGTGGGCACTTCCTGTTAACAATACAATGACAATAGCATGAACAGAGCTTTCCATCTTGACACAGCACAGAATATTTTGGCCAAATAACCAAAAATAAGGAGTCAGCAGAAGAAACATTTAATATTCTAATTAAACTGAGTTACTTATGAGCACTGCAGTATAAAGTGGGTTCCATGGTAGTTATATGTGGGGCAGACGGTTCAAGTCCTACCTGTTGGGTCTTTGAAGTTCCTCCTGAGTTTTGGAACTCATCTGTTGGGATGCTGGCATTGACCTGGCTTTTCCACTCGTACCTGTACTCACACTGAAGGCACCGCTGGTTGAAGAAGATGAGCGCCCCATACGTGACCTTCTCCACCTGAAGTTTACAGCCGCATGACGGGCACTTGCGGCGGAACAACTGGAGGAGGCAGCTTTCATTCACAACAAACTTTCCTCTCATCCGTAGAAGTGCAGCTCTACAAATCGATTAAAGAGAAGATTTAAACTTTATGTTAAATGCAAAGAAAGTACACAGACATGTTGCGGACACCTGACTCACTTTTCCTTGTTCAAACCAGTCATGACGTTTTGTGGCGCCCGGTCAGATCCAGAGGCAACATTTGAAACATCAGGCGAATATGACACTGAGACCCCACTTGACTCAGGACTTGCTTGGGAACCTACAAAATAAAGCTCAGTATTCACATGCAAGGAAACAGTTAAATAGATATTCCCCCCTTTATTTTCAATACAAAGTTTCTTACCTGTTGATCTTTCAGACGAGGATGTTGGACTATTACATGTGTTCAGGTCATCACACTGATAAGCAATATGTGTGATCTGCACTGGCTCCTGCACAAATGACAGAAGCTTGTAATTAAACAAAAGCTACACACAGTACACTAAAACTGTATAAGCACAGTTATGACTCTTAAGGGGTCTTAACTGTGTGCCTCTGACGAAATTAAGTGAACTATATGGAACAAATATATATCTACAGCTTTAACATCTTAAACACTTGTTTAGCAAGACTTTTATGGTGGAAAGCAAAAACTCACAAGTGCTTTAATTTGATAAACACCTAATCAATGAAAAAGGGGGTTCTGATCCTGACCTGGTGTCTTATCATCGATCATTGATATATTTATCTACGAAGATTAACAACCACTGAGAGCAACTTTAGTAAATAAAGTGTGCTGCTTGGAATAAAGCGTGATTTGTTTGACATTAAGGATGGACTGTCCGGATGAACACAGTAACAGCTGTTAATGTGTCACAGCTGTCAAAGCGGACTCACCACACACTGTGGGCTGTCCAGAGGCTGCTCCGGCTCTGACTTGATGCACACTGAAGGGACCACAGTGGGCTTCAGCTGGACCACGCCTGTCACGTCTGAGAAACAGTCGTCGGTGAAGTGTTCGCTGCAGATGGTGATATCAGTCCAGGACGATTCTTTGAGCCGTTGGCTGTTGACTTCGAACAGAAACTGGACCcactccagcctcctctccgGATCCTCTGGTAACTTGAACCGGTGCGCACTGCGACGCCACGAATCACATACGAGGACGGAGCACATCCTGAATTTAAGTCGAGTCCTTCCAGCTTTAACAGCGTCCTGACGGCGTTAAAGTTTAATGTTCGGGAAACCTCCTGGGTCGACTGCTTTCCAGTGCCAGCTGCGAGCAGCTAACGGTTAGCCATGTTTGCTAGTGGCTGTTGTGATAACGGAATGGGCGGGGTTCTACGGCCGGGTTCGCGTGGTTTACAATCAGGCGTGTCCCGGCTTTAGGTTCAGTGTATGAAATCACTCTTTTAGGGTCATTACTCACTTAGAAATTGAACACAAAGGTAGCCGACGTCCAGGGACGCCATTTCCTACAGACAGCACTGGTAATCTGAAGTACTTTCAACTGAAACAAACTCAAAACTTGTCAGGTAACAAAAAACCCGGAACAATAACGTTACCTAGCAGCATTGTGCACGTGGTGGAGGTACCTCACTAATATGTAGTCAGATGTGTACTAATACTGATATGTAGTCCTGCGAAGGTTTAATAATacaatttaataataataaatcagcTTGTGCGTAATACTGACGATCAATGACATTGCAGGTCCAAGAGCTCACCGGTAGATGGTGCTGTTGAGCCTAGCAAGTAAGTACACTAAAGCACGAATTATACATGTATAGAAAATAAACACTTCTAGGTATTTacccatgcagatagttttgtttttaactgtccAGGTTTTGAGAAATCCATCTCAGActtttctgcctccacctcactgGAGATTAATGTAACTTGAGCTACATGTTGATCCTGGCTGACTTTCATTTAGTTGCCTCAAtgtcagggtcctggtattgtgcatgctggccaTCCATCACACTGTCATGTCTTACCGGGACACTTGAACAGAGCCATTATTAATgcaacacctgtgcttttcctactgcaACATCCTTCAGTCGAGTGTTTGAAATGTTACACCCTATCTTAACAGCTTATTAGCTACTTTATGTTTCACGCTGTGGGATTTGGAACAAAGTGTGCGCATACAAAAGCAATTAGTTAATGAGATGACCTGACTGTAGACACACAGTAGAAGTGACTTAACGGCACTAAGAGATGTGGCTCCTTTCACCACGTACCACATCTAATGTCTATACACAGTAGATAACAGAATTATGGAATTACTGAACGTTTACAACGCAAAGGAAAACAGGGACTACGCAGTTTAATTCTACCCAGTTTGATCCCATGGTGGTCACATCGGTTAGCAGGAGGCTAGAAATCAAAGGGACATTATGTCTTAACAACAAAAAGCTAAGAAATCGGAAAACACTCCAGCCTAACTGTGCATGTGCAATATCAAATATATCATGGAAATCAGTCCAATTCTGTATGACGCTCTTAAATGCATTTCTCTTAATTAAAGGATTTTTAAGTGTCTTCCACGACTTGATTCTTTCCTGGTCCTCCCAGGCGCTTCCCTGAGCCCTTCCCACCGCTCTGGCTGCTGCACCtctttttctttgagttttCTTGAGAGTCACGCTCAGACTTCTTTGCCCTTCTTCTTGATCTGCTTGCACTCGATGTCACTTCCTCACTCCCTTCCTGTTCCCCCTCTGCAGAGTCAAAGGATATGTCACTTTCTGGCGGCTCGTCCTCGCTCTGT
The Chaetodon auriga isolate fChaAug3 chromosome 12, fChaAug3.hap1, whole genome shotgun sequence genome window above contains:
- the LOC143329160 gene encoding uncharacterized protein LOC143329160, which translates into the protein MCSVLVCDSWRRSAHRFKLPEDPERRLEWVQFLFEVNSQRLKESSWTDITICSEHFTDDCFSDVTGVVQLKPTVVPSVCIKSEPEQPLDSPQCVEPVQITHIAYQCDDLNTCNSPTSSSERSTGSQASPESSGVSVSYSPDVSNVASGSDRAPQNVMTGLNKEKAALLRMRGKFVVNESCLLQLFRRKCPSCGCKLQVEKVTYGALIFFNQRCLQCEYRYEWKSQVNASIPTDEFQNSGGTSKTQQEVPTDDDPSSRVFSEIVTFSDEDSDPSDEGEEGDDGGVSSDGEWHPTEDFLLSEELTKESEEETEDEDEEEEDFDLPGGLKINELCTECGRFFDILKPHTCEHKIKPYFCNICGKRCVTEMSLKMHSKIHDETYEHPCKYCHVTFKTRVDKRKHEQAHQDSRDPYKCPDCPETFATSKERSIHLANHRAPKEFKCGVCGIEFKDVHHLRRHSVVHTGLKPYKCSVCQRGFNQGSHLKSHMRLHTGERPYKCQHCDRSFNHNVSLKSHVHRYHTSSAGRERKKGKRKERASAAADAKSNGNKKSTDSEFNNVEDTEVEVMKERTDTAKSKKRSTGRPIGRPKRKAAGGLVLARVGKGQRSNTKTAKSKAQKLKRTGFSNEESEDEQSGSDASIHSEEEEEEKEEARKSTGRARRRPKHDSNADFVPEEEIKKKRCSSQSSGESSGKRRRRPKKNPEV